A genomic segment from Mycoplasmopsis arginini encodes:
- a CDS encoding endonuclease/exonuclease/phosphatase family protein gives MNKLNINKAKKIILILSRIGLSTLPLPLISSSCNLEKSQPSEYKVKYENRMLEINNNLHQFENNSNSMINVEIQKFQNTMNSMSEDLENLLKTNSENESYELLLDKLNIEYDKFIKTIEKIKNQNTKPENPGAGTEPETPAPQPDTPETGTEDQTAQQNEETKIKWGHWNILNFTGDRHKQYKKTKRIALLANEEKFDVLGLTEVDKEEGVKTLVDELNQLNSSNFYSYVISKKLKGEKFGKFTAEHIAVIYNNQKMEAEAFDNKEIGYSYTQKFTDEFGDTNAQYSRPPYGVKFKYKLKPETKLTFVFAHFDGPGVSKSNEKIGEQSYRGLGSFEYREAKQLANVLDYFDSIDGEQSNIFFGGDTNIKLRKQDLAFSTMENKYKSVFSDIEEHNTSLAKRKNNYSQPYDKMFYKTNYQLVSFEKFDLYKVKTDEKVKALLKKHNVGLEAKEKASTISDHTYISAEFLIK, from the coding sequence ATGAACAAATTGAACATTAACAAAGCAAAAAAAATTATACTTATATTATCGCGAATAGGTCTTTCTACCTTACCCTTACCACTTATATCATCAAGCTGTAATTTAGAAAAGTCTCAACCATCCGAATACAAAGTTAAATATGAAAATAGAATGTTGGAAATTAATAATAATTTACACCAATTTGAAAATAATTCAAACTCCATGATTAATGTTGAAATCCAAAAATTTCAAAATACTATGAATTCTATGTCAGAAGACTTAGAAAATTTATTAAAAACTAATTCAGAAAATGAATCATATGAACTTTTATTAGATAAATTAAATATAGAATACGATAAATTTATTAAAACAATAGAAAAAATTAAAAATCAAAATACAAAACCTGAAAACCCAGGAGCTGGAACTGAACCTGAAACCCCAGCACCACAACCTGATACCCCAGAAACTGGAACTGAAGATCAAACTGCCCAACAAAACGAAGAAACAAAAATTAAATGAGGTCATTGAAATATATTAAATTTCACTGGAGACCGTCACAAGCAATATAAAAAAACAAAGAGAATTGCTTTATTAGCAAATGAAGAAAAATTTGATGTTTTAGGTTTAACTGAAGTAGATAAAGAAGAAGGTGTTAAAACTCTTGTTGATGAGTTAAATCAATTAAATAGCTCTAACTTTTATTCTTATGTAATTTCAAAGAAATTAAAAGGCGAAAAATTTGGAAAATTTACTGCAGAACATATTGCTGTAATTTACAATAATCAAAAAATGGAAGCCGAAGCTTTTGATAATAAGGAGATTGGTTATAGCTACACTCAAAAATTTACTGACGAATTTGGCGATACTAACGCCCAATACTCAAGACCTCCGTATGGTGTTAAATTTAAATACAAGTTAAAACCTGAAACAAAACTAACTTTTGTGTTTGCTCATTTTGACGGACCAGGCGTATCAAAAAGTAATGAAAAAATAGGTGAACAATCTTATAGAGGCTTGGGGTCATTTGAATATCGTGAAGCTAAACAATTGGCTAATGTTTTAGATTATTTTGATTCAATTGATGGTGAACAAAGTAACATATTTTTCGGCGGTGACACAAACATAAAATTGCGCAAACAAGATTTAGCATTTAGTACAATGGAAAATAAATATAAATCTGTTTTTTCAGATATTGAAGAGCACAACACATCACTTGCAAAAAGAAAAAATAATTATTCACAACCATATGATAAAATGTTTTATAAAACTAATTACCAACTTGTATCATTTGAAAAATTTGATTTATATAAAGTAAAAACTGACGAGAAAGTTAAAGCATTACTTAAAAAACATAACGTAGGATTGGAAGCTAAGGAAAAAGCAAGTACAATAAGTGATCATACATACATAAGTGCAGAATTTTTAATCAAATAA
- the uvrB gene encoding excinuclease ABC subunit UvrB, with amino-acid sequence MKNFKLVSMYKPSGDQPKAIKELVDGLKKNKQHQVLLGVTGSGKTFTLANVINETNRPALVISHNKTLAAQIYQELKELFPENKVEYFISYFDYYRPESYIPRQDLYIEKSSTTNDEIEAMRISTLNSLLNHHDTIVVASVAAIYGAFNPNEYKKHFLKIFNGQKIDLKTIKTNLVQMLYLNKGIQPDINFGEFQSYGSVVTICPGYKFNGLIRIELFDDEIESIKIIDRVTKDVIEIIDEMTIYPSTTFIMDKNFASSVCNEIEEDLNDQLKFFKEQDKPLEYERLKQRIFNDIDSIKEFGYTKGMENYARYLDRRKPGEKPYTMLDYLPKDTVIYIDESHLMLPQLEAMYKGDYSRKKTLVDYGFRLPSALDNRPLKYEEFFNYNFPKIYLSATPNEEREIEYANGEVITQIIRPTGLLDPIIEILPKQNQSAKIFDMLQEQIKKQERTLILTTTKNSAEEFSNFLKEKKIKSAYIHHELEVFERNAILTGLRAGKFDVVIGINLLKEGIDLPEVSLIIILDADLGGMNRDKTSLIQIVGRGARNDHSKVVFFADSYSEAMKQTIEDNLTKRKIQIKYNQDNNIIPQTIIKPIPKIDLDLILNSKITKDNKFKADKGYIKKLIKKMDEAAKNWRFEEAAEIKNLLFELGHKF; translated from the coding sequence ATGAAGAATTTTAAGTTAGTTTCGATGTATAAACCTTCAGGAGATCAGCCTAAAGCAATAAAAGAATTAGTTGATGGATTGAAGAAAAATAAACAACATCAAGTCCTTTTAGGTGTTACTGGCTCTGGTAAAACATTTACTTTAGCTAATGTTATAAATGAAACAAATAGACCTGCTTTGGTTATCAGTCATAATAAAACATTAGCAGCACAAATTTATCAAGAATTAAAAGAATTATTTCCTGAAAATAAGGTGGAATATTTTATTTCATACTTTGACTATTATCGCCCTGAATCATATATTCCTAGACAAGATTTATATATTGAAAAATCATCAACTACTAATGATGAAATAGAAGCTATGCGTATTTCAACCCTTAATTCTCTATTGAATCATCATGACACAATAGTTGTTGCTTCTGTGGCGGCAATATATGGTGCTTTCAACCCCAATGAATATAAGAAACATTTTTTAAAAATTTTTAACGGTCAAAAAATTGATTTAAAAACCATTAAAACAAATTTAGTTCAAATGTTATATTTAAATAAAGGAATTCAACCAGATATTAATTTTGGTGAATTTCAAAGTTATGGAAGTGTAGTTACTATTTGCCCTGGCTATAAATTTAATGGTTTAATAAGAATTGAGTTATTTGATGATGAAATTGAGTCAATCAAAATTATTGATAGAGTTACAAAAGATGTTATTGAAATAATTGATGAAATGACAATATATCCAAGTACAACCTTTATAATGGATAAAAATTTTGCTAGTTCAGTTTGCAATGAAATTGAAGAAGATTTAAATGATCAACTTAAATTTTTTAAAGAGCAAGATAAACCCTTGGAATATGAAAGATTAAAACAAAGAATTTTTAATGACATTGATTCAATAAAAGAATTCGGCTATACAAAAGGTATGGAAAATTATGCACGTTATCTAGACCGAAGAAAACCTGGTGAAAAACCATATACAATGCTTGATTATTTACCAAAAGATACAGTAATTTATATTGATGAAAGTCACTTAATGTTACCACAACTAGAAGCGATGTATAAAGGCGATTATTCAAGAAAGAAAACATTGGTAGATTATGGCTTTAGATTACCTTCTGCTTTAGATAATCGCCCACTAAAATATGAGGAATTTTTTAATTATAATTTTCCTAAAATTTATTTATCAGCTACTCCAAACGAGGAAAGAGAAATAGAATATGCCAACGGTGAAGTTATTACACAAATTATTCGCCCAACGGGATTACTTGACCCAATAATTGAAATTTTACCAAAACAAAATCAATCGGCAAAAATCTTTGATATGCTTCAAGAACAAATTAAAAAGCAAGAAAGAACTCTTATTTTAACTACAACTAAGAATAGTGCTGAAGAATTTTCTAATTTTCTAAAAGAGAAAAAAATTAAATCAGCCTATATTCATCATGAATTAGAAGTTTTTGAACGTAATGCAATTTTAACGGGGTTAAGGGCGGGTAAATTCGATGTTGTTATTGGAATTAACTTATTGAAAGAAGGGATTGATCTTCCTGAAGTTAGTTTGATTATTATTTTAGATGCTGATCTAGGTGGAATGAATCGTGATAAAACATCATTAATTCAAATAGTTGGCCGGGGAGCAAGAAATGATCATAGCAAAGTAGTTTTCTTTGCGGATAGTTACTCGGAAGCTATGAAACAAACTATAGAAGATAATTTGACAAAAAGAAAGATCCAAATTAAATATAATCAAGATAATAATATTATTCCGCAAACTATTATTAAACCTATTCCAAAAATAGACTTGGATTTGATATTAAATTCTAAAATTACTAAAGACAATAAATTTAAAGCAGATAAAGGTTATATTAAAAAATTAATAAAAAAAATGGATGAAGCCGCTAAAAATTGAAGGTTTGAAGAAGCTGCTGAAATAAAAAATTTATTATTTGAGCTAGGCCATAAATTTTAA
- a CDS encoding leucine-rich repeat domain-containing protein: protein MKTTKKLLLTLTGFALPVISASLVVSCGSKETLNEFAKDFVLGAAGRDNYNKDTKTLDLSKTNLEIIPAGAFSAQALHGLFLNTSEQANVAPEFAYAPGIFNVKENKINIDKIILPGTLKVIEKGAFEGLGLKEIEFDISSSNLTKIEEDAFKDNKLKTIVLPSSITEIKERAFYNNQITSINLEVATNLKRLSGGVLAKNQLTNINLVNINTIDQSALALNKFTSLELHQDLSRVSERLFWFVGEVEVVNVVNLTVQNAELKTLLKEALTKNEKLYYTIND, encoded by the coding sequence ATGAAAACAACTAAAAAATTATTATTAACATTAACAGGTTTTGCTTTACCAGTTATTTCAGCATCGTTAGTAGTTTCCTGTGGTTCAAAAGAAACTTTAAATGAATTTGCTAAGGATTTTGTTTTAGGTGCTGCGGGTCGTGATAACTATAATAAAGATACAAAAACACTTGATTTAAGTAAAACAAATCTAGAAATTATTCCTGCTGGTGCTTTTTCAGCACAAGCACTACATGGTCTATTCTTAAATACAAGTGAACAAGCTAATGTGGCTCCTGAATTTGCTTATGCTCCTGGTATTTTTAATGTAAAGGAAAACAAAATTAACATTGATAAAATTATTCTTCCCGGAACATTGAAAGTAATTGAAAAAGGTGCTTTTGAAGGTTTAGGTCTAAAAGAAATTGAATTTGATATTTCTTCAAGTAATTTAACTAAAATTGAAGAAGATGCGTTTAAAGATAATAAATTAAAAACAATTGTTTTACCTAGTTCAATAACTGAAATAAAAGAAAGAGCTTTTTATAACAACCAAATTACTTCAATAAACCTTGAAGTAGCAACAAACCTAAAGAGATTAAGTGGTGGTGTATTAGCTAAAAATCAATTAACAAATATTAATCTAGTAAATATTAATACTATCGATCAATCAGCTTTAGCATTAAATAAATTTACTTCATTAGAATTACACCAAGATTTATCTAGAGTATCAGAAAGACTATTTTGATTTGTTGGAGAAGTTGAGGTAGTTAATGTAGTTAATTTAACAGTTCAAAATGCTGAATTAAAAACATTACTAAAAGAAGCCTTAACTAAAAACGAAAAGTTATATTATACAATTAATGATTAA
- a CDS encoding virulence protein, whose protein sequence is MYGLVFYLKKEILIREYGKGEANYKQAYEDVRDILRHYGFHWLSNSFYFSRSINNLLQITKALQHIKAIPWFKKSLVSLHVFKMEDLANFTEYIIDEK, encoded by the coding sequence ATGTATGGTTTAGTTTTTTATCTAAAAAAAGAAATCTTAATAAGGGAGTACGGCAAAGGCGAAGCAAATTACAAGCAAGCCTATGAAGACGTTAGAGACATTTTAAGACATTATGGATTTCATTGATTATCAAACAGTTTTTACTTTTCACGTTCAATTAATAATTTATTACAAATTACAAAAGCACTTCAACATATCAAAGCAATCCCTTGATTTAAAAAATCTTTAGTATCACTTCACGTTTTTAAAATGGAAGATTTAGCAAATTTCACAGAGTATATTATTGATGAAAAATAA
- a CDS encoding AAA family ATPase: MKLIQVEAHGFKSFADKVTLKFDGGVVAIIGPNGSGKSNINDAIRWVLGETSSKVLRGDNMEDVIFAGSKTEKEMNRAEVILTFDNRDRVANIPHDFFTISRVLNRGKGSNEYYINGEVARQKDIKEIAMQSGISKSSLAIIGQGTISDIAEATPERRREIFEEASGTSMYRSKKQEAMRKLERTQEALEQIAIVVSELEKQIKPLQKQAEKAKAYKLMSEQLKEVEVSLLVHDFMAHSERLEVLNSDSLIYKQKKEDLEIKIKLYSEIVKQKNDLMFNLDNTINTLSTRIDEITKEISDLEIRSARESKQREMLINGTLESNSEQKQEALKEELNNLNTKIILAKNFIKKQKEKISEINQKMTDLSALKNDHKRNLDSEKEKLQKINSKLDYIEEIKYSKNNLQKGTKNIVENAGLFKGYKALVSEIISVEEKYGLAIETVLSNALQHIVVDNSDTAVKAIEFLKSNRGGRATFIPLASINPKYVLEQHIVVAQTQKGFLGVASELVSTAREFDILKRFLLGNILVTDTIENANRLSLLLEKRYMVVTLEGDIIRVGGVLSGGQKNDHTSTFGLDEQIKQLESIKPAILSSISEKQNIVNELDQEIQKLGSLFSNLSLDLTKHELSLGENLTKFDELRIQYENISKEKLDSLETIDIAYEIQKLALERSELLTNRTSQNELLQVAKKEFADANSKQSSANNELNILITENSNQIAEKATAEAAISYAKQRLSEQYNMLFETAKELYNPEINFDVARKLVNDLKSDIKELGHVNLDSITQLKETEDRYNEVKKQEKDIIDAKVTIEEVISEMDKIIIERITNTVTLANQEFKFVFSKMFGGGMAEIRYTEPDNLLESGIDVMAQPPGKSIKNLKLFSGGEKALIAISLLFSLLKAKPLPLCILDEVEAALDEANVIRFAEFLQNLKENTQFIVITHRQGTMERVDKLYGATMQKRGVTTFFSVNLTEAKKLID, encoded by the coding sequence ATGAAATTAATTCAAGTCGAAGCACATGGTTTTAAATCATTTGCTGATAAGGTGACTTTAAAGTTTGATGGCGGTGTTGTTGCTATTATCGGACCTAATGGATCTGGAAAATCTAACATAAATGATGCTATTCGTTGAGTTTTAGGAGAAACTAGTTCAAAAGTATTACGTGGAGATAACATGGAAGATGTTATTTTTGCTGGTTCTAAAACGGAAAAGGAAATGAATAGAGCAGAAGTTATTTTAACATTTGATAATCGTGACCGAGTAGCAAATATACCTCATGATTTTTTTACAATTTCACGCGTATTAAATCGTGGTAAGGGTTCAAATGAATATTACATTAATGGTGAAGTAGCAAGACAAAAAGATATTAAAGAAATTGCTATGCAAAGTGGTATTTCCAAATCATCACTAGCTATCATTGGTCAAGGGACTATTTCAGATATTGCTGAAGCAACACCTGAAAGACGTAGAGAAATTTTTGAAGAAGCTTCTGGTACATCAATGTATCGTTCAAAAAAACAAGAAGCAATGCGTAAATTAGAAAGAACTCAGGAAGCCTTAGAACAAATTGCTATTGTGGTTTCTGAATTAGAAAAGCAAATAAAACCATTACAAAAACAAGCAGAAAAAGCAAAAGCTTACAAATTAATGAGCGAACAACTAAAGGAAGTAGAAGTTTCTTTATTAGTTCATGATTTTATGGCTCATTCTGAAAGATTAGAAGTATTAAATTCTGACTCTTTAATTTATAAACAAAAGAAAGAAGATTTAGAAATTAAGATTAAATTGTATTCTGAAATCGTTAAACAAAAAAATGATTTAATGTTTAATTTAGATAATACAATAAACACTTTATCAACACGTATTGATGAAATAACAAAAGAAATTTCTGACTTGGAAATTAGATCAGCAAGAGAATCTAAACAAAGAGAAATGTTGATAAACGGGACCTTGGAATCTAATAGTGAACAAAAACAAGAAGCTTTAAAAGAAGAGTTAAATAATTTAAATACCAAAATTATTTTAGCTAAAAATTTTATTAAAAAACAAAAAGAAAAAATTAGTGAAATCAATCAAAAAATGACTGATTTATCAGCCTTAAAAAATGATCACAAAAGAAATCTCGATTCAGAGAAAGAAAAACTACAAAAAATCAACTCAAAATTAGACTATATTGAAGAAATTAAATACAGTAAAAATAACCTTCAAAAAGGAACTAAAAACATTGTAGAAAACGCTGGTTTATTTAAAGGTTACAAAGCTTTAGTTTCAGAAATTATTAGTGTTGAAGAAAAATATGGTTTAGCAATTGAAACAGTTCTTTCAAACGCGTTACAACATATTGTAGTAGATAATTCAGATACAGCAGTTAAAGCCATTGAATTTTTAAAAAGCAATCGAGGTGGAAGAGCAACATTTATTCCTCTTGCATCAATCAATCCTAAATATGTTTTAGAGCAACATATCGTTGTTGCTCAAACTCAAAAAGGATTTTTAGGAGTTGCTTCGGAATTGGTTTCAACAGCTCGTGAGTTTGATATTTTAAAAAGATTTTTATTAGGAAATATTTTAGTTACTGACACGATTGAAAATGCCAACAGATTATCTTTATTATTAGAAAAAAGATATATGGTTGTTACCCTAGAAGGAGACATAATTAGAGTTGGTGGTGTGTTAAGTGGTGGTCAAAAAAATGATCATACTTCAACATTTGGTCTTGATGAACAAATTAAACAACTGGAATCAATAAAGCCAGCAATACTAAGTAGTATTTCTGAAAAGCAAAATATAGTTAATGAATTAGATCAAGAAATTCAAAAACTAGGTAGTCTATTTTCAAATTTAAGTTTAGACTTAACAAAACATGAATTATCTTTAGGTGAAAATTTAACCAAATTTGATGAATTAAGAATCCAATACGAAAATATTTCAAAAGAAAAATTAGATTCATTAGAAACAATTGACATAGCTTATGAAATTCAAAAATTAGCTTTAGAAAGAAGTGAACTTTTAACAAATAGAACTTCACAAAATGAGTTATTACAAGTTGCTAAAAAAGAATTTGCTGATGCTAATTCTAAACAAAGTAGTGCAAATAACGAGTTAAATATTTTAATTACTGAAAATTCAAATCAAATAGCAGAAAAAGCAACAGCAGAAGCAGCTATTAGTTATGCAAAACAAAGATTATCAGAACAATACAATATGCTTTTTGAAACAGCAAAAGAACTTTACAATCCTGAAATTAATTTTGATGTTGCAAGAAAACTAGTAAATGATTTAAAGAGTGATATTAAAGAGTTAGGTCATGTTAACCTTGACTCAATTACTCAATTAAAAGAAACTGAAGATAGATATAATGAAGTTAAAAAACAAGAAAAAGATATTATCGATGCAAAAGTAACAATTGAAGAAGTTATTAGTGAAATGGATAAAATCATTATTGAAAGAATTACCAACACCGTAACCTTAGCTAACCAAGAATTTAAATTTGTCTTTTCAAAAATGTTTGGTGGTGGTATGGCAGAAATAAGATATACCGAGCCAGATAATTTATTGGAAAGTGGTATTGATGTCATGGCTCAGCCTCCTGGAAAATCAATTAAGAACCTTAAACTATTTTCAGGTGGTGAAAAAGCCTTAATAGCTATTTCATTATTATTCTCTTTACTAAAGGCAAAACCATTACCATTATGTATTTTAGACGAAGTAGAAGCAGCCTTAGATGAAGCAAATGTTATTCGTTTTGCTGAATTTTTACAAAACCTTAAAGAAAATACTCAGTTTATCGTTATCACCCACCGTCAAGGAACAATGGAAAGAGTTGATAAACTTTACGGTGCTACAATGCAAAAACGTGGTGTGACCACATTCTTTAGTGTTAACTTAACCGAAGCTAAAAAATTAATTGATTAA
- the glyA gene encoding serine hydroxymethyltransferase — translation MYKKISLIDKEISEIINNEAKRQSDHIELIASENYVSEDVINAVGSCLTNKYGEGYPGKRYYGGCEFIDQVELLAQERAKKLFKVNFANVQPYSGSVANAAVYMALLKPGDRVLGLSLDSGGHLTHGYKISFSGIFYESYSYSVNEDGIIDFDELLKIAKKVKPKMLICGYSAYSQIVHFDKFKEIADEVGAYLFADISHISGLIIAGLHPSPVGYADVIMTTTHKTLRGTRGAIILTNNEELAKKIDKAVFPGCQGGALFHQIAGKAVSFFEALQPEFIDYQKQLLINSKVFCQTFINKGAKVISGLTANHLFMIDVKTTYGLTGKEASAILQECNITVNKNSIPNDTESPLVSSGIRLGSAAMTSRGFGEDEFIILANLIDKLLRDPYNDSLKMIIKKEVSKLTSMFPIKRNYIKK, via the coding sequence ATGTATAAAAAAATATCTTTAATTGACAAAGAAATAAGTGAAATAATTAATAATGAAGCAAAAAGACAAAGTGATCATATTGAATTAATCGCTTCAGAAAATTATGTATCAGAAGACGTAATTAATGCTGTTGGTTCATGTTTAACAAATAAATATGGCGAAGGATATCCTGGAAAAAGATATTATGGTGGTTGTGAATTTATTGACCAAGTCGAACTTTTGGCACAAGAAAGAGCAAAAAAACTTTTTAAAGTTAATTTTGCAAATGTTCAACCTTATTCTGGTTCAGTTGCTAATGCCGCAGTATATATGGCACTTTTAAAACCTGGCGATAGAGTTCTTGGGCTTTCATTAGATTCTGGCGGTCACTTAACACACGGTTATAAAATTTCTTTTAGTGGTATTTTTTATGAGTCATATTCTTATTCAGTTAATGAAGACGGAATTATTGACTTTGATGAATTATTAAAAATTGCTAAAAAAGTAAAACCTAAAATGTTAATTTGTGGCTACTCTGCTTATTCACAAATTGTTCATTTCGATAAGTTTAAAGAAATTGCAGATGAAGTTGGGGCTTATTTATTTGCTGATATTTCACATATCTCAGGTTTAATTATTGCCGGTTTACACCCTTCACCTGTTGGCTATGCTGATGTTATTATGACTACAACTCATAAGACATTAAGAGGTACAAGAGGGGCTATTATTTTAACCAACAACGAAGAATTGGCTAAAAAAATAGATAAAGCTGTTTTTCCTGGTTGTCAAGGAGGGGCTTTATTCCACCAAATTGCCGGAAAGGCGGTTTCATTTTTTGAGGCATTACAACCTGAATTTATTGATTATCAAAAACAACTATTAATAAACTCGAAAGTTTTTTGCCAAACTTTTATTAACAAAGGTGCAAAAGTTATATCAGGACTAACTGCAAATCATTTATTTATGATTGATGTTAAGACTACTTATGGTTTAACCGGAAAAGAGGCTTCAGCAATTTTACAAGAATGCAACATTACTGTAAATAAAAACTCAATACCTAATGACACAGAAAGTCCATTAGTGTCAAGCGGAATTCGTCTTGGATCAGCAGCAATGACATCTCGTGGTTTTGGTGAAGATGAATTTATTATTTTGGCTAATTTAATTGATAAGTTATTAAGAGACCCTTATAATGATTCATTAAAAATGATTATTAAAAAAGAAGTTTCTAAATTAACAAGTATGTTTCCAATTAAGAGAAATTACATAAAAAAATAA
- a CDS encoding DAK2 domain-containing protein, producing MRKVNGKQWLEAMLSGAYNLSNKQNLINALNVFPVPDGDTGSNMASTILSAEKVELNNDYSIANVSSKIAQGLLFSARGNSGVILSQIFKGFSVAFQNKNEINSYDLVKGFEEAAKFAYKAVLKPIEGTILTVIRQTAEGLKENILIDSNITEVAKVAVELARKSCDNTPNLLPVLKEVEVTDSGGEGLYAVLEGILAYFEGQPVTLLDKQTEVNKFISDTEVFDGEFGYCTEFIVELKNKKKFNKETLIAKLERHGGSMVVVQDESFLKVHIHAVRPGDVLNVVNNLGQFIKVKIENMTLQANDSKKNSDNHKKEEECCDNNSECTPMKKSAIISCNSGSGIIELLKENGVAYIVEGGQTNNPSINDIVSAINSVKAETIFIFPNNKNIILSAQQASTIVQDKKIIVVPTKSQAQTLSVLYNYSEENSVADNQQLMNDALLNIHYGEVSPSIKTTKLNGIKVKAGDFMAIQEGKLKDTDSTFNGAAIKLLHNLINSETQIVTIFYGQDVAEADVNELQNYIEINFNVSVEIYNGGQNIYPYLISAE from the coding sequence ATGAGAAAAGTAAATGGTAAACAATGGCTGGAGGCTATGCTATCCGGTGCTTATAATTTGAGTAACAAACAAAATCTTATTAATGCTTTAAACGTTTTCCCAGTGCCAGATGGAGATACAGGTTCAAATATGGCTTCTACCATTTTATCCGCTGAGAAAGTAGAACTAAATAATGATTATAGTATTGCTAATGTTTCAAGCAAAATAGCACAAGGCTTATTATTTTCAGCTCGTGGAAATTCAGGAGTTATTTTAAGTCAAATTTTTAAGGGTTTTTCTGTTGCTTTTCAAAATAAGAATGAAATTAATTCTTATGATTTAGTTAAAGGTTTTGAAGAAGCTGCAAAATTTGCATATAAAGCTGTTTTAAAACCAATTGAGGGAACAATATTAACGGTTATTAGGCAAACAGCCGAAGGTTTAAAAGAAAACATTTTAATTGATAGTAATATTACTGAAGTTGCTAAAGTTGCTGTTGAATTAGCAAGAAAAAGTTGCGATAATACACCTAACTTATTGCCTGTTTTAAAAGAAGTTGAAGTAACTGATTCAGGTGGAGAAGGTCTTTATGCAGTATTAGAAGGAATTCTTGCATATTTTGAGGGCCAACCTGTTACTTTATTAGACAAACAAACTGAAGTTAATAAATTTATATCTGATACTGAAGTCTTTGATGGTGAATTTGGTTATTGCACAGAGTTTATTGTTGAATTAAAAAATAAAAAGAAATTTAATAAAGAAACTTTAATTGCTAAGCTCGAAAGGCACGGTGGTTCAATGGTGGTTGTGCAAGACGAATCTTTCTTAAAAGTTCATATTCATGCTGTTAGACCTGGTGATGTTTTAAATGTAGTAAATAATTTAGGTCAATTTATTAAAGTAAAAATTGAAAACATGACTCTTCAAGCAAATGACAGTAAGAAAAATAGCGATAATCACAAAAAAGAAGAAGAATGTTGTGACAATAATTCAGAATGCACACCAATGAAGAAATCAGCAATTATTTCATGTAACTCAGGTTCAGGAATTATTGAATTGTTAAAAGAAAATGGTGTGGCTTATATCGTTGAAGGTGGCCAGACAAATAACCCTTCAATTAATGATATTGTATCTGCAATTAATTCCGTTAAGGCTGAAACAATATTTATTTTTCCAAATAATAAAAATATTATTTTATCAGCCCAACAAGCTTCAACTATCGTTCAAGATAAAAAGATTATTGTGGTTCCTACCAAGTCACAAGCACAAACATTAAGCGTTTTATATAACTACAGTGAAGAAAATTCTGTTGCGGATAACCAACAATTAATGAATGACGCTTTACTTAATATTCATTATGGTGAAGTTTCTCCTTCAATTAAGACAACTAAATTAAATGGAATTAAAGTTAAAGCTGGCGATTTTATGGCTATTCAAGAAGGTAAATTAAAAGATACAGATTCAACATTTAACGGAGCAGCAATCAAATTACTTCACAACCTTATTAATAGTGAAACTCAAATTGTTACTATTTTTTATGGCCAAGATGTAGCTGAGGCTGATGTTAATGAGCTTCAAAACTATATTGAAATTAACTTTAATGTTTCCGTTGAAATTTACAATGGTGGACAAAACATTTACCCTTATCTAATTTCAGCTGAATAG